Part of the Streptococcus ilei genome is shown below.
CAGCCAGCAAAAAGGGACACTTAGGACAACGTCCAAAGAACGACGGAACGAGCAAACGTTGATTTGACGGTGTTTCTGAGTCCTAAAAAATCTAAAAGAAAGGGGGACAATTTTGTTGGTTTCTATACAAGATTTAAGAAGCATTCAAGAACGATGTGATGTAGGAGAATTAGTACAGCGGTTAGATGTCAGTATTGATAGACTAACGGTTATCTGGGATACAGATACTGATTCCCTAAGACGGATTTTCAAAAATCTGAAACAGGCAATAAGTACAAGAGTTGATTCATTTGAAATACATGATAACGTACGAGATGATGTATTTACTTTAGCTAAAGATTTTAATGAGTATGATTCAATCAATATTATATTTTTTCAATTATCCACTTATGGAAATGAACAATTGATTCGAATTGATTTCAATCCTAATACTTTAAAAGAATTTGATGGAATGAAAGTATGGAGGCAATTAATGTACTTTGCTAGATTGAATTCATTGACAGTACGTTTGTCTCGTTTTGATTTGGCATTTGACATTTTCAATAGGCCTGAAATCGTTAATTTGCAACATATTAAAGGTGGTGTTACCCATAAGGTCTTCTATGGTAGAGGGGGTGAATTAGAGACGAAATATTGGGGTTCTAGCGGTAGTAATGTACAAGTTAGGTTATATGATAAGAATAAAGAAATCATTGCTCACAAGCGCGATGAGAAGCTAGATTTGGCTGTAAATCCGTTTTGGTGGAGACTGGAATTCCAACTTAGAACCAAAGCGATTGGGGAGGAGATGGTCCAAGATGTTATGAATCGACTTGATAATTTCGGATTTTATAAGCTAGAACATATTCGAGTGGAGCAAAGAGCATTTACAATTATCTTTCTCAACAATCCTGAACTGTTATCATTGGCTTTTCCAAATTTAAAATCAGACAGCATCAAAAAGAAAAAAACAAGAGTCCGCAAACTATTGAGAGAAGAAACGAATCAATTTGCGGAAGAATTAAAAGAAGTATTAATACAGAATCTCCCTAAATTAA
Proteins encoded:
- a CDS encoding replication initiation protein, with the translated sequence MLVSIQDLRSIQERCDVGELVQRLDVSIDRLTVIWDTDTDSLRRIFKNLKQAISTRVDSFEIHDNVRDDVFTLAKDFNEYDSINIIFFQLSTYGNEQLIRIDFNPNTLKEFDGMKVWRQLMYFARLNSLTVRLSRFDLAFDIFNRPEIVNLQHIKGGVTHKVFYGRGGELETKYWGSSGSNVQVRLYDKNKEIIAHKRDEKLDLAVNPFWWRLEFQLRTKAIGEEMVQDVMNRLDNFGFYKLEHIRVEQRAFTIIFLNNPELLSLAFPNLKSDSIKKKKTRVRKLLREETNQFAEELKEVLIQNLPKLNTELQLLVGEFLNLENKSGG